The sequence CCCTGCAGAGCTTTATCCATCCCGTGGATCACGTATCCCATTCCGATGTATGTGTTGTAGGTGCTATTTCGCTGGTAGCTGTTAGAGGAAGTAGTAACATGAGAGCTCAAGCTGATGATACTTTATTTACTTTCTGAATACAGAAGAATTGCTGGGGTTTACCTGGAGTCAAAGAACGTGCCGTCCTGGAAGGTGCCGTTATAGTGGTAGCGGATATAGTCCCCAGTGACTGTCCTCCGTGAGCAGTTTTTAGGCATCTTTGTCACTTCTGCAGTCACATCATCCTTAGGATTAAATACATCAACTAACAGCACCTCAAACACAAGTGTTGCCTGTGGGGGGATCTTGGTTCCTgcaaggggggggggggacatgTACAGCTTAAATTTGTGAGCAGTAGCAACTTACTAAAAATGAAATGCACACTGCAgctaataacaaaaaaacataattggCAATAGCTAATAGTTAAAGGCACGAtcctatatttttatttttaccatgaCCGGTCTCTCCATAGGCCAAAAACGGTGGGACAATGATGATTCGTCTCTCTCCAACACACATGCCCACAAGACCATCATCCATTCCTTTAATGAGGTCACCCTGCCCCAGGTAGGTGTCATAAGTTGTATTTCTTGAGTAactacaaacacaaaacaggtttttttgagatacagaaacaaacaacatttttgtCCAAAAGACAGCCGTGGTTGGCTCACCTGGAATCAAACGCTTCACCAGACAGCAGCGTGCCGTTATAGTGGTAACGGATAAAATCAGACGCCACAGTAGTGCGCTTGCAGATCGCAGGTTTGCTGATTGTGCGGATCTCGACCTTGTCCTCAGCGTTCCATATGTCCAGCAGGAGAACATCATACACCAGCGTGGCATCGGGAGGAATCAGACCACCTGTGGGACCAGCAGCACACATTGGCACAAACCACCACAGATGCTATAAAATGGAGACAAAGTTGTTCAGTGGGATATTGGTCCACACCTGTGCCGACACTTCCATAGCCCAGGTGTGGCGGGACTGTGATCCTCCTGCGCTCGTTAACACACATGCCCAGCAGGCCTCTGTCCATCCCTGTGATGAGTCTACCCAGGCCCACCTGACTGACGAAAGCTTTGCCTCGGTCATAGCTGCAGAGGCAGGACGGTGGATCAAAAAACTATGGAAATGCTTACCATTACATGTCAAGTAACCCCAAATGTAATATGGCAactgattattttaaaaactaaagtttgttttagaAACCAAATTCTACAAAAGTACTAAAGAAGAACCAAGGGAAGCAATGTTCATACAGATGCACTCAAAAGTCAACATCAACGGCATAAAAGTAATTATTTGCAGCTGTATTAGATGGTGTTTATAAAACATACAACTTCAATGATGATTGTGAATTTTCTCTAATCTACCAGCATCGAAATCATACACACTAgactcaaatatttacataatatACACCTTAATCATTCAGTAAGTGCTTTTCAAGATTGTCGTGAAATTCTTGCAAAGGCCAAGTCTTAATAATTTGTTAATGATCACGACTGGCTGCAGTCGGTATTCTCTCTTTGGCACCAAGAAATTGATTTAGATTTATTGGACTTATCAGTACTCAAAACCCCGGGAAGGTCCAAGATACTCAGTTCTAAGGAGAACTGTAGGTTTCCACAAGTTGATGAATGTCTTTTAGAGCCATTTCTGAATATCAGCAGATACCAAGATGAATCTGTACCTAAGCGCGTTATTCTGATCACCACTTTGCCAAAGTCTGGAAGACGACCCATACTGTCCCCATCATATACAATGAAATTGGTGAGGGTTCAGGAACCTTGAAGCCACCATGGGTAAAGTCTGCCACGGTATGGAATCTTCTAGAATACCATGGTCACCATCTAGTTTTACATTGCCACGGACAAAGAGGGTCACAATCAAGAAAAAGCCCCTGCTCCAAAATCAGCACCTTCAAAGGGGATCCTGATTTTAAACCCACTGGCTTAGACCAGCCAAATTGGAACAGCTTATGTGGTAATAGACAAAGGCTGAGCTATGTAATCACAGTGACAAGAGGTATGTTTGAAGAAGTCAGTGTTGCTTTCAACCTTAAAAcactgtaccaactgtcaagcatgttGCTGGTAGTATTATCCTGTGGGCTGTTTTGCATTGAAACACCAGAGAactgtaccaactgtcaagcatagcAGTGGTTAGATCATGGTAAGGGTGATTAGCACCCTGAAATTCTTCAAACCCATCTCAAACATCAGCTAAGTGATTGAAACTTGAACAACATTTGTTGATCCGACAGAACAACGATCCTAGTCACGCAtcaaaactggattttattgttgtggagttggagttgaagatgccatcatacacctgcttcaacaaacccactgtcatctggacaaagccagcagcactgtgaggatcatgttctttgatttctccagtgcatttaatacaattaaacctgatttgctttgtcagaaactccagaagactcaggtggaggcctcaacgaTCTCCTacatcaaagactacctgacagaccacagtttgtgagacttaagggttgtgtgtctaaccaggtagtcagcaacACATGAgtaccacaggggacggtactctcaccattcctttttactctgtacacctcagacttccagtacaagacagactcctgtcatctgcagaaatactcagatgattttgcagtcatggggtggatcagagatggacatgaagctgagtacaggaaggtagtggaccgctttgtggcatggtgtagaaacaatcatctcttcttgaacgtgaataaaacaaaggagatgattgtagattttaagagatacaggaataggtcaaacactatttctatcatgggagaagaagtggacgtggtggaggagtataaatacctcggtgttcacctggacaacagactagagtggagatgcaactgtggaaccgtctacaagaagggacagagcagactgtacttcttgaggaagcttaggatcTTCAgggtttgcagcaagatgctgcatatcttatgaagaaggattcttcattaaatgaagaacattatttaGAACCCTGATCATCCTGTTTGTGAGACTCtcatacaacaacagagtgtcttcagtcagaggcttctttagacctgctgtaagacagactgcaGGGGATCcatcctgcccacagccatcagcatttacagcaactctttgaagaaacccgcATACTATGAGCTTTAACAACCTTTactttccctttgggattaataaagtatttttgaattgaactgagtgggaaaaaaacatcacaaagcTTCTGGAATCCCAGTTTCCCAATCTTTTGCAAGCACAAATGTTAGGGTTGGTGTATGTACGTATTTAAGCTTGTGTGTGTAATGTTGAAGTGGTGCAGATTTGTGGAAGACCGCAATTAATTGATATATTTGCATCGCAttcttgtttttacaaatcaaTGAAAATGTATAATGACCCTGGACAAAGGTCGGTTCTATTATTCATGCAATAATGGAGGTACAGTAGGCTTTGTAAACCTTTGACTGACTCAATGTAATTATTACAAAGTTAACATGACACGTTTGCAAGTTGCCATAGAACAGTGTGAGACAGCGTCTAGAGTTGAACTCTTATTAACTTTGCATATTTTTTGTAGCGTATTCTTAAAAACACCAACTTCTGGCATCAATTAGATCGTTGAAGTGAATGCAATTAAATTTCCTTTAAGTTCACCTGGAGTCAAACTTTTTCCCGTCCTCATAGAAGCTCCCGTTGAAGTGATAACGGATAAAATCTTCTGTTTGAACTTCTCTGGAACAAACCTTCGGTATCTCGTACCGATCCACAACAATGTCCGCCAATGGACCGGGGTTGCAGTTCAcaacaagaacaaaaagaaaaagctcgAGAAATTGGTTTAGATCCATTTGGAACCTCATAAGGGACACAACAGAGAAGAGCAGATATTCCTCGACTCTAGTAGCGGGGAGATGTGGTTCATGACGTCTGGGAAGGGAAAGGAAAAGGTACCGCAGAAAGTCTGGGGAAGTTTGACTGTGAAGTTTGCAGGAAAAAGCAAAACAGCTTCCGCGTAGGGGTTtcaaagtaataataataatgcgcactctttttcatttaaattctcACCTAAGATTTTTGCATGTGAAATCATATGAACAACCCTAATATTTATCTGAGTTATATCATGATTTAGAAATACATGTGATAGGAGAAGTCAATGTCAAGCttttaaccctaaaataatattccaACCATGACAAGCAAAATCTGTCAAGCAAGGTGgcggtagcatcatgctgtgggctgtTTCACTCAGTAATACTAGTAAAGTCACTGTAACCATGTGTGTTTTAACACATAAGCATCATAGACCGAATTAACggggggcccaaagtgtgccaagaaaatatcccccacatcaTTACGCCACCACTAGCATCCTGAACTGTTAATATAAAGCAAGATGGATCTTTCTTTTGTTTACATCAAATTCACACAATACCATCTGAATACTGCTGTGGAAACTGAGACTCCTCGGACCAGGCGATGTCTCCATCACTTCGAACCACTTtacccattctcctctgacctctgacatcaacaaggcatgtTCATCTATATTACTGTCGCTCACTAgattttttgtctctttttcagaccattttctgtcattttaaaaGATGGTTACGGTGTACAAATCCCAGGAAATCTTCAGTGTCTGAAATATACAGACCTGCATATCTGGCATCAACAACCAGGGACATTCAAAATTGCTTAAATCttctttcttccctcttcttctgctgcatGTCTAGATGCCTAAATATATTGTGTGGCTGTAAATAAAGCGGTTGGTGAGTGAATAACTTACACATTTGTCACAAATCAGCACAATGATACACTAAAGAGCCTAAAACGAAAGATTATTTGTTTCGAAAATGTAAATTCACACCAATCACAAGTTTTCACcttgtgcttttatttagaTGGAAATACGTTGACACTTCCGGTTTTGTTCCATCTCTTTCTGTCTAACATTTTGCATCCATAGGTTTGTGGGCCGCAGAAGAAGAGGGAGGAGTGGCCCCGGGCCCCCACCTACCTTTTAATGGAATTCTGCAAACGTGTAAAAGCTGGTCTTAGAATCCCACCCCCATGTTTTTAACTCAGGAAACCCCAAATCCTGAGTTCCATGTAGGAACAGTGGATTTAAAAACTACAACCTTTTTGGGaactacacattttatttaattgagtCCTCAATGTGCTCAGGGGGTTAAGTGagcattcatttttattcaaactaCACAGATTGATTTTCAAGCACCATATGGTTCAGTTTGCCAGTTTACTGAGACTCTAAGTAGGGGTTATACTGACCAAATGCTTTCGGAAGTTTTTCAAATTAATGTTAGTAGTTTAACTACAAATGCAATATATAATTACTAcattactgaaaaataataaaataataattgttgTTAAATTGCAAATCCTAAATGTAATTACAACATTATTGAAaaaggaaaacccaaaatataaTGTTTAGTGTTGTTATATCGAGCGTTATTATGTTTCTACTGAGTGATGATGATGACGTGTTGGACAAAACTGGAAATTTAGACCTTTTCCTCCTTGAGGTCcagagttgtctgcaggcaagcaTTGGAGAATAATCACCATTTCTACAGAAAGCCGGAAGTTCCACTTTCAAAGTAATTTCCAAGAGTTGAACTAGGTGCAAATATCCCTTCTCCTCGCATCGAAGATGATATGTAACATTTGCTTCAAAACGTGTTCTGTATacataatttaatttttaaaaaaaccaacaaaaaaaaacaagaggttGACTTTTACAAACTCTACAGATTATTTTCAAAGATATGCAACGTGTGAAAAGCTTTAATTTGAAAGTCTTGCGTAAAGATTCATGTTTTTAGTAATCTTATTCCTACAGGGATTTTACAGCCTACGTGCAGGCAGACATGAGCAAACCctgttaaaggaaaaaaaggaagtcTCCTGGATCCATTCAAAGCCTGAGCGGACTCCCGCTGGAGCCGGAGAATGGGGATGATGCTCCAGAGAAGCTTGTGCCTGGCCCTTCTCATGTCCTTCCTGGTGGAGGCTCAGTATGAGAAGTACAGCTTCAAAAGTTTCCCCCAGAAGGACATCATGCCGCTGGAGTCCGCGTACAACTACGCGCTGGAGCAGTACGCAGCGCAAAACTGGGCGGATAGCATCAAGTACCTGGAGCTCAGCCTGCGGCTCCACCGGCTGTTGCGGGACAGCGAGGCGTTCTGCGGCCGCAACTGCAGCTCCGGGAGCCGGGACAGCGACTCCCCGCTCCCGGACAGCAGCCTCCGCGTTGTGCGCCACATCCTGCTAAGGGCTGCCTGCCTGAAAAAGTGCAAAGCAGAGTTTCCAGTTTTTAAGTCCTCATATCCGCGGAGGGATTTACTGGAAACTTTTGAGAAAAGGATACCGTATCGGTACATTCAGTATGCTTATTATCAGGTGAGACCTGAGTTTTGATCTGGGACTAAATATATGCTGGATTCGGACCTTTATGCATGGCTTGCTGAggttattttttattgcagaTATGATTCCACAAAATTCCCAGATGTGAAAGCCAGATCTGTTGCTATGCGCAAACCTTAAGTTTGATTTTCCTCTTATTGCATTTCAAATCGTGTCATGTGGTTGTAGTTTCGCTAAAACACGAATAACAGTCTCCTTGAAGTAAATGCAACTAGTTGGACTCAATGACAGGGAACTTCTATTCAGAGGTGAGGAGAGCTGTTTCTCTGCTGCTTTGTTGCGCCCTCCTGCAGACCGAATTGAGCATGTGCCACGTCTCTTCCAGTTTCCCCCTGAAAACAATCCCCCCATTCTTCTCTCTGTCGCTCAGAGTAATGGGGGATTTGATTGTATTTCCTTAATATTGCCAAACCACCTACTTTATGAAAATTGCAGCTCACTTCTTTCTATGTTGTTTTCTAATAATCTTTTGAAGTGGtcataaacaatatttcttcagACTTTTTGAAGGTCCTTTAAAGTTGGTTTTAAAGACCTTTAGAAAGCCTTTTTTACATTATCGGTCCATTACCTTACAATCTTttgagtttctttctgttaggCCACCTATGTCAGATCTAAGCAACATGAGATTCTTTTAATGTTTACAAATGAATTATAGCTTTTCAAATTCTGAAGAATGAACATTTCCATTCCAGAGGACTATCCTTATCAAACATTAAAGACGAACGAGGAGATCTCCTTATAGTTCTCAGGATTcatatttatctaaaataacACAATATCAATGCTTCAGAGACTTGATCACCCATAAAATCTATGATTAAATTTGAGTTATTATTAATCAAGCCATACCTGCTTACTACTGATTAATTAAAACgacacaaacataaacaataaacaacCCTAGCTCCGAGCTACAGAATAGATATTAAAGAGGAATGATTAATCAATGATCATTACCTTTAGTAgaacatgtttttcctttttcttttccagtttCATCTTAAAGACTCTTTTCATAGCACTGTCAGGTTTTTTGATAAATAACCCAACTGTATAGGCCTAATGCCTAAGAACGGAAAAATTAGTTCTCCTGCCCAGGGAtgcaagaacaaaataaaaatacacaaaaataattctgttctttcagtcatgatttgGAAATTCTTGCAACCTGTTCTTGACATGGATCTgggaaaaacttttttattttgttgttcctGACAACTGTTATATGCCAATGCTGCAATAGGAGGATCCCATGAGGGCTTGAGGTCAGCGCTTGAGGTTCTAATGAAGTATGACATGTGTGGTCCAGAAAGAACTTCGTTCTTGTTCTAGCCACCTcgagaaaaaaacaactgatttCTCTGTTCTTGCCGGGTATGTATTGGACTTAACCCCTAGCAACTTTGTAGGCTCCTGATGTTTTGAGATCTCAGGCTGCCACTTGCATGGAATACGAATTTGCTTCGACTAGACCCATGGTTCTCCAAGGCTGTTTAAAGTTACCTGTGGAAAAGGCAGGTAGAGCGAGCTGAAGTTCCCAAGGCTCCTAAACTCAAACTGAGGAACAATGTTGTGTCTAAACAGGACAAAAACCTCAAGACAAATAAAGCTGTAACAATCAGGGTTTTGGTCAACAGTACagagttctggttttctttgacaTCTGATCAACCGATTTCTCACCAAGGTACAACACCCATACAAGCTCATTTGGGAAAACTTTAtgttgtttcagcagttaaatgtAACACACACTGGTGTTTAATTGGTGGtagttttaaatcaaataaaaaatgaagggATTACAAGATAATCTTCACCTGTAGATCGATTGCCTTTTAGTGTCTGTGCAGAATTGCTGTACAAAGTAGGAAAGTAGGACATTCCTCCTGTTGCACAGTTGACCACACTAGAAAATTATGTACAAAGGAGATCTTTTACGTGTGCTTTGTAAAGATGTTCCCTTTATAGAGACTGTGATCATGCCTTTTGTTCCTCCCTAGCTTAACAACTTGGAGAAGGCTGTGTCGGCAGCTCACACTTTCTTGAAGAAAAACCCAGATGAACCCTATTTGACCAAAAACATGAACTACTACAAGACCCTgtttgatgtggaggagtatCTCATCGACCACGAGGAGCAGCCATATGAAGTCAGTAGCTTAccccaaacacagaaacacacagccTGACGTCTGCctgttaaaataataacaaaagattGTGTCTTTGCTGCTAGAACGTTTTTCTAAAGAGCGTGACGCTCTACAACAGTGGAGACTTCAGCAGCAGTGCCAGAAACATGGAGCAAGCCATAACGCAGTACTTCGAGGTGTATGACCTCTGCTCAGCAGGCTGCGAAAGCTCGTATGAAATCTTGGAGTTTAAAGACTTCTACCCAACTCTGGCAGGTAAAAGGAGAACAGCAGTAGCTTTATTTCAGCATGTTGGAGATGGGTaataatatattgtttttccttttcccctCAGATCTCTTCCTTGATGTGCTGAAATGTAAAGTGAAATGTGAGGAGCAGCTGACACCCAGTGTTGGAGGGTTCTTTGTGGAGAAGTTTGTTGCTACCATGTATCACTA is a genomic window of Girardinichthys multiradiatus isolate DD_20200921_A chromosome X, DD_fGirMul_XY1, whole genome shotgun sequence containing:
- the LOC124863052 gene encoding endoplasmic reticulum protein SC65-like translates to MGMMLQRSLCLALLMSFLVEAQYEKYSFKSFPQKDIMPLESAYNYALEQYAAQNWADSIKYLELSLRLHRLLRDSEAFCGRNCSSGSRDSDSPLPDSSLRVVRHILLRAACLKKCKAEFPVFKSSYPRRDLLETFEKRIPYRYIQYAYYQLNNLEKAVSAAHTFLKKNPDEPYLTKNMNYYKTLFDVEEYLIDHEEQPYENVFLKSVTLYNSGDFSSSARNMEQAITQYFEVYDLCSAGCESSYEILEFKDFYPTLADLFLDVLKCKVKCEEQLTPSVGGFFVEKFVATMYHYLQFSYYKLNDAKNAAPCAASYMLFDPGDKVMQQNVAYYRFYREQWGLKEEDFQPRPEALRYYNQTIKQKEMLEFALNYLHTDDEEVVSPEETATSHSEHPDAEFEGMGDYEESFLAEWWQEPKSKWDTGVDVD